From Carassius auratus strain Wakin chromosome 22, ASM336829v1, whole genome shotgun sequence, a single genomic window includes:
- the LOC113040530 gene encoding receptor-type tyrosine-protein phosphatase C-like, which produces MHSSSTSTSPTFTSTLTKTTMGPTQCQFILNWSKNEEEVIVKINSTSKTTYRLRLMDNQNNTVFDANGHPPFKIPFKSLKPCTTYTVTVDECPLQQNLINLNVNKSTSHSAELEGGNKVCFKDSKWDLSECFAIKENSSCVQKDIHIKLDTCHYTMNVHMPPVKPQITFTETIPSQFEWPNKPRNCQENKFKVHCTGNGK; this is translated from the exons ATGCACTCCAGCTCAACCTCAACCTCACCCACATTCACCAGCACATTAACCAAAACCACCATGG GTCCCACACAAT GTCAGTTCATCCTTAATTGGAGTAAGAATGAAGAGGAGGTCATTGTGAAGATTAATAGCACCAGTAAAACAACGTACAGACTCAGGTTGATGGATAATCAGAACAACACTGTGTTTGATGCAAATGGACATCCTCCATTCAAAATACCATTTAAAAGCTTAAAACCATGTACTACTTACACGGTCACAGTTGATGAATGTCCGCTTCAACAAAACCTTATTAACTTAAATG tcAACAAAAGTACAAGCCACTCTGCAGAACTTGAGGGGGGAAATAAAGTGTGCTTTAAAGATAGCAAATGGGATCTGTCAGAATGTTTTGCTATAAAAGAGAACAGCTCCTGTGTTCAGAAGGACATACACATTAAATTAGACACATGCCACTATACAATGAATGTTCACATGCCCCCAG TCAAACCTCAAATAACCTTCACTGAAACTATCCCCAGTCAGTTTGAGTGGCCTAATAAACCAAGAAACTGTCAGGAAAACAAATTTAAGGTCCACTGCACTGGTAATGGTAAGTAA